The proteins below come from a single Chryseobacterium bernardetii genomic window:
- a CDS encoding immunity 22 family protein: protein MDKEISHFWLGYFKNEEDFYAFVEEDENYYLEEENEDQYVSKFAESQNIKWFDDDFMEYGFEDERLGLIEKFSEYSYADQWLPILEQKLNDLSLDTPVNAIIFASRFVIPNPVSVDGEENKLYYIGEIEFDV from the coding sequence ATGGACAAAGAAATTTCTCACTTCTGGCTGGGATATTTTAAAAATGAAGAAGATTTTTATGCCTTTGTAGAGGAGGATGAAAATTATTATCTGGAAGAGGAAAATGAGGATCAGTATGTTTCAAAATTTGCAGAATCTCAAAACATCAAATGGTTTGATGATGACTTTATGGAATATGGTTTTGAAGATGAAAGATTAGGATTGATTGAAAAGTTCTCGGAATATTCTTATGCCGATCAATGGCTTCCGATATTAGAGCAAAAACTTAATGACCTGAGCCTGGATACTCCGGTAAATGCCATCATTTTTGCGAGCAGATTTGTAATTCCTAATCCTGTTTCTGTGGATGGAGAAGAAAACAAACTGTATTATATTGGTGAGATTGAATTTGACGTTTAG
- a CDS encoding MgtC/SapB family protein, translated as MEFLQDHYVVKNELLLIFISVVLGLLIGAEREYRNKSAGLRTFILVCFGACLFTILSIKIGVENPDRLAANIITGIGFLGAGVIFKGENKIEGITTATTIWATASIGMAVGSGYVYFSLLGTALVLIILSALTYLQNFIDNYNKIREYKVGVIHSADLKHCEALFKKHHLKYVLIKQQYTQGNITATWRLTGKNTHHEELIKDLVDDSTIIAYQF; from the coding sequence ATGGAATTTCTACAGGACCATTATGTGGTTAAGAATGAGCTGCTACTGATCTTTATTTCCGTAGTCCTAGGATTGCTGATTGGAGCTGAACGTGAGTACCGTAACAAATCTGCCGGGCTTCGTACTTTTATTCTGGTCTGCTTTGGTGCCTGTCTTTTTACCATTCTTTCCATTAAAATAGGTGTTGAAAATCCGGATCGTCTCGCTGCCAACATCATCACCGGAATTGGCTTCTTGGGAGCAGGAGTCATCTTTAAAGGGGAAAATAAGATTGAAGGTATTACAACAGCTACTACTATTTGGGCAACAGCCTCTATAGGAATGGCGGTAGGCTCCGGATATGTTTACTTTTCCCTTCTGGGTACCGCTTTGGTACTTATTATTCTGAGTGCCTTAACGTATCTGCAAAATTTTATAGATAATTACAACAAGATCCGGGAATATAAAGTAGGCGTAATACATTCAGCAGATCTAAAACATTGTGAAGCACTTTTTAAAAAGCATCATTTAAAATATGTACTAATCAAGCAACAATATACACAGGGAAATATTACTGCGACCTGGAGGCTGACAGGCAAGAATACTCATCATGAAGAATTAATCAAAGATTTAGTAGATGACTCAACAATTATAGCTTATCAGTTTTAG
- a CDS encoding copper resistance protein NlpE produces the protein MMKNKTLILGIGAALFLASCTKKENADRKISATDSTAAVQSTTADSTAHATTSAKGDTSENALDWNGTYEATVPCADCPGIKTSLTLNKDKTFSITEEYLERKSKNEDKGTFTWDATGSIITLKGKTANYKYKVGENILIQLDMDGKEIDGPNKDLYIFKKK, from the coding sequence ATGATGAAAAACAAAACACTTATCCTTGGAATAGGAGCGGCTTTATTCCTTGCTTCATGTACTAAAAAAGAAAATGCAGACCGTAAAATTTCAGCTACAGATTCTACAGCAGCTGTTCAATCTACTACTGCGGACAGTACAGCTCATGCAACAACCAGCGCTAAGGGCGATACTTCCGAAAATGCATTGGACTGGAACGGTACTTACGAAGCAACAGTTCCATGTGCTGACTGCCCGGGAATCAAGACTTCCTTAACGTTAAATAAGGATAAAACATTCAGCATCACTGAAGAATATCTGGAAAGAAAATCTAAAAATGAAGATAAGGGAACTTTTACATGGGATGCAACAGGAAGTATTATCACTTTAAAAGGTAAAACAGCAAACTATAAATATAAGGTTGGCGAAAATATTCTAATCCAGCTGGATATGGATGGAAAAGAAATAGACGGCCCTAACAAGGATCTTTATATATTCAAGAAAAAATAA
- the polA gene encoding DNA polymerase I: MDATQDKRLFLIDAYAMIFRGYYALIRNPRLTSTGLDTSAIFGFTNSLIELIRREKPTHLAVVFDVGKANVRTDDFADYKANRSETPEAIQIAVPYIHRILEGMHIPILGVEGYEADDVIGTIACKAEKEGYTTFMVTPDKDFAQLVTDKIKIYKPGLKGGDIEILGVEEVKAKYEIEDPKQVIDYLAMMGDAVDNIPGLEGVGEKTAMKFLKEFGSIENLLANTDKLKGKLKEKVEASAERGIMSKKLATIICDAPIEFHQEQYDLETPDFEKVKEVFEEIEFRRLYENLYRAFAPAATETVVVSEVEVKQTPSGTEVKGQVMQLDLFANFEELDQATSTKSTIEHNDHLYQFVDNPKAQKKLVDNLLKQSAVCFDTETTSLNELEAELVGMSFSYKKGLAYYIPLSEKREEVVQTLEIFRPFFEKEDLLKIAHNLKFDYKILKQYNITVKGAMFDTMIAHYLLNPDGRHGMDYLSEVYLNYKPVSIETIIGKKGKKQGTFRDADLRTQTDYAAEDADVTFQLYELFAPQLKKENLEELFFNIEMPLMKVLAKMELAGISLDEKWLAQESIDLENDLRELEKTIFELSGEEFNMNSPRQLGEILFEKMQLDPKAKKTKTGQYATSEDVLQKLASKHEIIKHILEYRTYQKLKSTYVDALPSQIDKSDNRVHTNFSQTTAATGRLASVNPNLQNIPIRTLRGQQIRGAFVSGEGKKIISADYSQIELRLIAEISGEDNMIKAFQNGEDIHASTAAKLFKVPLEEVSKTQRSQAKTVNFGIIYGQGAFALAEQTGLSRTEAKQMIEAYFETYPKLKEYMAEQVSKARQMGYVETILGRKRHLKDINSNNFVVRGHAERNAVNAPVQGSAADIVKIAMIKIDRELQEQQLKTKMLLQVHDELVFEAPADEIETASKLIKTEMENALKTQVPLLVEIGVGDNWLEAH; this comes from the coding sequence ATGGACGCAACACAAGATAAAAGGCTGTTTCTCATCGATGCTTATGCGATGATTTTCAGAGGATATTACGCACTGATAAGGAATCCAAGACTAACCAGTACAGGATTAGACACCTCTGCCATCTTTGGCTTTACCAACTCTTTGATCGAATTGATAAGAAGAGAAAAACCAACCCATTTGGCTGTTGTTTTTGATGTTGGGAAAGCAAACGTAAGAACCGATGATTTTGCCGATTATAAGGCTAACAGAAGTGAAACTCCAGAAGCTATCCAGATTGCAGTTCCGTACATCCACAGAATCCTTGAGGGAATGCATATTCCGATTCTTGGAGTTGAGGGGTATGAAGCAGATGACGTAATAGGAACCATTGCCTGCAAAGCAGAAAAAGAAGGTTATACCACGTTCATGGTAACACCAGATAAAGATTTTGCCCAACTGGTTACAGATAAAATAAAGATCTATAAACCGGGATTAAAAGGAGGAGATATAGAAATTCTGGGCGTAGAAGAAGTAAAAGCCAAATATGAGATCGAAGATCCTAAGCAGGTTATCGATTATCTGGCGATGATGGGAGATGCCGTAGATAATATCCCAGGATTGGAAGGGGTAGGAGAAAAAACTGCTATGAAATTCCTTAAAGAATTCGGAAGCATTGAAAACCTGCTGGCTAATACAGATAAACTGAAAGGAAAACTTAAAGAAAAAGTAGAAGCTTCGGCAGAACGTGGAATTATGTCTAAGAAACTGGCCACGATTATTTGTGATGCACCTATTGAATTCCACCAGGAACAGTACGATCTTGAAACTCCTGATTTTGAAAAAGTAAAAGAAGTTTTTGAAGAAATTGAGTTCAGAAGACTGTATGAAAACCTTTACAGGGCTTTTGCACCAGCTGCCACAGAAACTGTTGTCGTAAGTGAAGTGGAAGTGAAACAGACTCCGTCCGGAACAGAAGTAAAAGGACAAGTAATGCAGCTTGATCTTTTCGCAAACTTTGAAGAGTTGGATCAGGCAACTTCTACAAAATCTACCATTGAACATAATGATCACCTGTATCAGTTCGTAGACAATCCAAAGGCCCAGAAAAAACTGGTAGACAATCTGTTGAAGCAGAGCGCAGTTTGTTTTGATACAGAAACCACGTCACTGAATGAGCTGGAAGCAGAACTGGTAGGAATGAGCTTCTCCTATAAAAAAGGATTAGCATACTATATTCCTTTATCTGAAAAGAGAGAAGAAGTAGTACAGACCCTTGAAATCTTCAGACCGTTTTTTGAAAAAGAAGATCTGCTGAAAATCGCACACAATCTGAAATTCGATTATAAAATATTAAAACAGTACAACATCACCGTGAAAGGAGCGATGTTCGATACCATGATTGCCCATTATCTGTTAAACCCTGACGGGAGACATGGTATGGACTACCTTTCCGAGGTATATCTGAATTATAAACCCGTTTCCATTGAAACGATCATAGGGAAGAAAGGAAAAAAACAGGGAACTTTCAGGGATGCAGATCTTAGAACACAGACAGATTATGCTGCAGAAGATGCAGATGTAACCTTCCAGTTGTATGAGCTGTTTGCTCCACAACTTAAAAAGGAAAACCTTGAAGAACTCTTCTTCAATATTGAAATGCCTCTGATGAAAGTGCTGGCGAAAATGGAGCTGGCAGGTATTTCTTTAGATGAAAAATGGCTGGCACAGGAAAGTATTGATCTTGAAAATGACCTTAGGGAACTTGAAAAGACGATTTTCGAACTCTCAGGAGAAGAATTCAATATGAACTCGCCAAGACAGCTGGGCGAAATCCTGTTCGAAAAAATGCAGCTGGATCCAAAAGCTAAAAAGACAAAGACAGGACAGTACGCCACTTCAGAAGATGTCCTTCAAAAGCTGGCTTCAAAGCATGAGATCATCAAACATATCCTGGAATACAGAACTTATCAGAAATTAAAATCAACCTATGTAGACGCATTGCCTTCACAGATAGATAAATCTGATAACAGGGTACACACCAATTTCTCTCAGACTACAGCGGCTACAGGCCGTCTGGCAAGCGTGAACCCAAACCTGCAGAATATTCCGATCAGAACATTGAGAGGACAGCAGATTCGTGGAGCCTTTGTTTCCGGAGAAGGAAAGAAGATCATTTCTGCCGATTATTCACAGATTGAACTTCGTCTGATCGCTGAAATTTCAGGAGAAGACAATATGATTAAAGCATTCCAGAACGGAGAGGATATTCATGCATCTACAGCCGCAAAACTCTTTAAAGTTCCTTTGGAAGAAGTCTCAAAGACACAAAGAAGCCAGGCTAAGACAGTAAACTTCGGAATCATTTACGGGCAGGGCGCTTTTGCACTGGCAGAACAAACCGGATTATCCCGTACAGAAGCCAAGCAGATGATAGAAGCGTATTTCGAGACCTATCCGAAACTAAAGGAATATATGGCAGAACAGGTAAGTAAAGCCCGCCAGATGGGATATGTTGAAACCATTCTGGGAAGAAAACGCCATCTAAAAGATATCAATTCCAATAATTTTGTAGTAAGAGGTCATGCGGAAAGGAACGCAGTAAACGCTCCGGTACAGGGAAGTGCAGCTGATATCGTGAAAATCGCTATGATAAAAATAGACCGAGAGCTGCAAGAACAGCAGCTGAAAACAAAAATGCTCCTTCAGGTACATGACGAATTGGTATTCGAAGCACCGGCAGACGAAATTGAAACCGCTTCAAAATTAATTAAAACCGAAATGGAAAATGCCTTGAAAACACAGGTTCCGTTATTGGTGGAAATTGGAGTAGGGGATAACTGGCTGGAAGCTCATTAA